Proteins encoded by one window of Salmo trutta chromosome 17, fSalTru1.1, whole genome shotgun sequence:
- the LOC115152270 gene encoding UPF0606 protein KIAA1549L isoform X3, giving the protein MASKHAYNSLDDLIASGINNARALGSIEWIGMGMGSTLCFQKNGKTLGLDRMWTKCILSVGMVLLLMPSVLAADDEGHYNESSRHAALPQDPAVPSNLSARAMPVEGGPRAPPAIPTDPTDPSGVTAESTREQPVQPSVLANASSLASSSAINSDNQTAGTTDPLSLAPVTNSTSNSSPEEGDSSLPANPDLPTVAVSSLATLGESDAILPDNVTSPFSTHTWTTTTPARADTNATTPSSTAAHTNPTPDTVTNDSLQLTTVTTTTVTPLTVTTTTVTPQTTTALTTEAVTTTTWTTTTTQEVTTLQETTVMATTTDQPTTTTTTAPTTTTIASTTTLTIPTTTNGTTPGPTTTEPTPTIHEGEHLPCNITEKTWVKTVLSVQLWRNRLDIMTRQNLSKGLTHALQRAFNDTNVYVQVERDLCSPHNVTLGYYVASGKMVYIASVVVETMNAYGFDKVLADIRQHSPLVKAVLLPVAPWASSLSVHLQLKTVLRFVGPEDNINSCSFVQMMEQRLENAFEEAQDKVLESYSRLSVEIQSTAQVTGSPAVSLVYVVKSENAVLNGTVSSGLLNQLTAELVGYFLFFPPLIIAEPLEYHNLNTSTATKNYWVITVIQDVDSSSLEGNYQSFASLMEQRLAELFLVSGRQGSRFRRATTVGSYTVQMVGIRRLPGPKNSAEMTYYAQLNGAPITGTTAAKTLSTLDSQTMALTLGYFVLLQADPVVKVPPANLWIMAVLTPVALVMVVVVMVTAILCKRNRVIFKTNAFRSFKPRSKTSYRREGSYHHQHVQGFDYAKKHMGHPQGEETISVTKETLVLGLPVRDAPLSLDRKVHQDGTASKRPPSADIIHKGLPSEDGSVASNESGKLNTGKSLAARRAAAQKSTKEDLLHKRSADPYEDHTGSLRLITIKPMAAQPTYSYPSTSSHSQDSVVLNGEANMGLKQKTDIEHYRNKVRQKAKRKGYCDSPITDNGIHPFNPRERHSRPEMAKEPMTAEEKRASYAGCHIRRHPPSREPAYWSRQSLAASSPSPVETEMDLLVLRERSRRGIRNSGYDAEPETFQETNVDRLMCSLGYGGSHQVKGLSDSSTLSSQPSIDEVRQQMHILLGNAFGLAPDEPPPASHHHHHHPHPHLHSSYNPSHTSAYSEGVTSAPGTMNHPCGGGHQRGSAYGPEIHQCSLPKPGFRFTQLPDMGVGPPPPLIPSRPGPPTGTSMRLSSPDVSLKPRVSEASEMQSQHNGAPYLPINRAPFPAVTVDQSMTSYSGNPMTGVYAISANRPGYSDYFVMPPPASYGSPSWMSYPPEPEDIPHQWNDTVNTNPCHLETIC; this is encoded by the exons ATGGCTTCAAAACATGCGTATAACAGCCTCGATGATTTGATCGCCAGCGGAATAAACAATGCTCGCGCGCTTGGTTCGATTGAATGGATAGGTATGGGGATGGGATCCACCTTATGTTTCCAGAAAAACGGGAAAACACTGGGGCTGGATCGAATGTGGACTAAATGTATTTTATCCGTTGGAATGGTTTTGCTTTTAATGCCGTCGGTCCTAGCTGCTGATG ATGAAGGGCACTACAACGAGTCATCAAGGCATGCGGCTCTGCCTCAGGACCCAGCCGTGCCCTCTAACCTCTCTGCCAGGGCAATGCCAGTGGAGGGCGGGCCCCGGGCCCCTCCAGCCATACCCACGGACCCAACAGACCCATCAGGGGTGACAGCAGAAAGCACCAGAGAGCAGCCTGTGCAACCATCAGTGCTAGCTAATGCCTCCTCCTTAGCCTCCTCCTCAGCCATCAACAGTGACAATCAAACAGCAGGAACAACAGACCCTTTGTCTTTAGCCCCTGTAACCAACAGCACCTCAAACAGCAGCCCAG AGGAGGGAGACAGCAGTTTGCCTGCGAACCCAGATTTACCTACAGTCGCAGTGTCCTCTCTGGCCACGTTGGGGGAGAGCGACGCCATCCTCCCAGACAATGTGACAAGTCCTTTCTCCACTCACACATGGACCACCACCACACCTGCAAGGGCTGACACCAACGCCACTACACCATCCAGCACAGCAGCACACACCAACCCAACACCAGACACTGTGACCAATGACAGTCTACAGCTCACGACTGTGACCACCACGACCGTCACGCCCCTGACCGTGACCACCACAACTGTGACACCCCAGACCACCACAGCTTTGACCACAGAGGCTGTCACAACCACAACGTGGACCACTACGACCACACAGGAAGTGACCACCCTCCAAGAGACCACAGTGATGGCAACCACAACTGACCAACCCACGACCACAACCACAACCGCTCCCACTACAACTACAATTGCATCGACTACCACTTtgaccatccccaccaccaccaatgGAACAACCCCCGGACCGACCACAACTGAACCTACCCCCACCATTCATGAAGGGGAGCATCTACCATGTAACATCACCGAGAAGACCTGGGTCAAAACAG TTTTGTCCGTGCAGCTGTGGAGGAACAGGCTTGATATCATGACGAGGCAGAATCTGTCTAAAGGACTCACCCATGCTCTACAGAGGGCCTTCAATGACACCAATGTTTATGTCCAG GTTGAACGTGACCTCTGCAGCCCTCATAATGTCACTCTTGGGTACTATGTAGCCAGTGGGAAAATGGTCTACATAGCATCTGTGGTGGTGGAGACAATGAATGCCTATGGCTTTGACAAAGTGCTGGCAGACATCCGGCAGCACAGTCCTCTGGTGAAGGCTGTTCTGCTCCCTGTAGCCCCCTGGGCCTCCAGCCTCAGTGTCCATCTGCAGCTCAAAACAG TTCTCAGGTTCGTAGGCCCAGAAGACAACATCAACTCCTGCAGTTTTGTTCAAATGATGGAACAACGGCTGGAGAATGCATTTGAGGAAGCTCAGGACAAAGTGCTGGAATCTTACAGCAGGCTTTCTGTGGAG ATCCAGAGCACCGCCCAGGTGACTGGCTCTCCTGCCGTGTCTCTGGTCTATGTGGTGAAGAGTGAGAACGCGGTGCTGAACGGAACCGTCTCCAGTGGGCTCCTGAACCAGCTGACCGCAGAGCTGGTGGGCTACTTCCTCTTCTTCCCCCCGCTCATCATCGCTGAGC CACTAGAGTACCACAACCTCAACACATCCACTGCCACAAAGAACTACTGGGTGATCACAG TAATTCAGGATGTTGACAGCTCTTCTCTGGAAGGGAATTATCAGAGCTTTGCTAGTTTAATGGAGCAGCGGCTGGCTGAGCTGTTTTTGGTGTCTGGGCGTCAGGGGAGCCGCTTTAGAAGGGCCACCACCGTCGGAAGCTACACCGTCCAG ATGGTTGGCATTCGTCGACTCCCTGGGCCTAAGAACTCAGCCGAAATGACCTACTATGCCCAACTGAACGGTGCCCCCATAACGGGCACCACTGCAGCTAAGACCCTCAGTACCTTGGATTCCCAAACCATGGCCCTCACTCTGGGCTACTTTGTCCTGCTCCAAGCTGATC CTGTGGTAAAGGTCCCACCTGCCAATCTGTGGATCATGGCTGTGCTGACGCCTGTTGCCCTGGTGATGGTTGTTGTCGTCATGGTCACCGCCATCCTGTGCAAGAGGAACAGGGTCATCTTCAAGACCAATGCTTTCAGGAGCTTCAAACCCCGCTCTAAG ACATCCTATCGGAGGGAGGGCAGTTATCACCACCAG CATGTGCAGGGATTTGACTATGCCAAGAAGCACATGGGCCACCCGCAAGGTGAGGAGACCATCTCTGTTACCAAGGAGACGCTGGTTCTGGGCCTCCCAGTGAGAGATGCCCCGTTGTCATTGGACAGGAAGGTGCACCAGGATGGGACCGCCTCTAAAAGACCTCCTTCTGCTGACATCATCCACAAAGG GTTGCCAAGCGAGGACGGCTCGGTTGCGAGCAACGAATCCGGGAAACTCAACACGGGCAAGAGCTTGGCGGCACGGAGGGCTGCGGCACAGAAGAGCACCAAGGAGGATCTGCTGCACAAGAGGAGCG CAGATCCCTACGAGGACCACACTGGCTCACTGCGACTCATCACCATCAAGCCGATGGCGGCCCAGCCCACATACTCCTACCCATCAACCTCCAGTCACAGCCAGGACTCAGTCGTCCTCAACGGGGAG GCAAACATGGGGCTCAAGCAGAAAACCGACATCGAACACTACAGGAACAAAGTACGCCAGAAAGCCAAGCGAAAAGGCTACTGTGATAGCCCCATCACAGACAATGGCATCCACCCATTCAACCCCAGAGAGAGGCACAGTAGGCCTGAAATGGCAAAGGAGCCAATGACTGCTGAGGAGAAGAGGGCCTCCTATGCAGGATGCCACATCAGGAG GCACCCCCCATCGAGAGAGCCAGCCTACTGGAGCCGTCAGTCCCTGGCCGCCAGCAGCCCTAGCCCCGTGGAGACGGAGATGGACCTGCTGGTCCTCAGGGAGAGGTCCAGGAGAGGCATCCGCAACAGCGGTTATGAC GCAGAGCCAGAGACGTTCCAGGAGACCAACGTGGACCGACTGATGTGCTCCCTGGGTTATGGTGGAAGCCATCAGGTCAAAGGTCTCTCGGACTCGTCCACTCTGAGCTCTCAGCCCTCCATCGACGAGGTCCGGCAGCAGATGCATATCCTGCTGGGTAATGCCTTTGGGCTGGCCCCAGACGAGCCCCCGCCTGccagccaccaccaccaccaccaccctcacccCCACCTCCATAGTTCCTACAATCCCAGCCACACCAGTGCTTACTCCGAGGGGGTGACCAGCGCCCCTGGCACCATGAACCACCCATGCGGAGGAGGCCACCAGCGCGGGTCTGCCTACGGGCCGGAAATCCACCAGTGTAGCTTACCCAAACCT GGTTTCAGGTTCACTCAGCTTCCTGACATGGGCGTTGGACCCCCACCTCCTCTGATACCCTCCAGGCCTGGACCCCCTACCGGGACCTCAATGAGGCT TTCTTCACCCGATGTCAGCCTGAAGCCTCGTGTTTCCGAGGCCTCTGAGATGCAGAGTCAGCACAATGGTGCCCCCTATCTGCCTATCAACAGAGCGCCCTTCCCTGCTGTTACTGTTGACCAGTCCATGACCAGCTACTCAG GAAACCCAATGACAGGAGTCTACGCCATATCAGCCAACCGCCCTGGTTACTCAGACTACTTTGTCATGCCTCCACCAGCGTCGTATGGAAGCCCATCCTGGATGTCCTACCCACCAGAACCCGAGGACATCCCACACCAGTGGAATGATACTGTAAATACT AATCCGTGTCATTTAGAAACCATTTGTTGA
- the LOC115152270 gene encoding UPF0606 protein KIAA1549L isoform X5, protein MASKHAYNSLDDLIASGINNARALGSIEWIGMGMGSTLCFQKNGKTLGLDRMWTKCILSVGMVLLLMPSVLAADDEGHYNESSRHAALPQDPAVPSNLSARAMPVEGGPRAPPAIPTDPTDPSGVTAESTREQPVQPSVLANASSLASSSAINSDNQTAGTTDPLSLAPVTNSTSNSSPEEGDSSLPANPDLPTVAVSSLATLGESDAILPDNVTSPFSTHTWTTTTPARADTNATTPSSTAAHTNPTPDTVTNDSLQLTTVTTTTVTPLTVTTTTVTPQTTTALTTEAVTTTTWTTTTTQEVTTLQETTVMATTTDQPTTTTTTAPTTTTIASTTTLTIPTTTNGTTPGPTTTEPTPTIHEGEHLPCNITEKTWVKTVLSVQLWRNRLDIMTRQNLSKGLTHALQRAFNDTNVYVQVERDLCSPHNVTLGYYVASGKMVYIASVVVETMNAYGFDKVLADIRQHSPLVKAVLLPVAPWASSLSVHLQLKTVLRFVGPEDNINSCSFVQMMEQRLENAFEEAQDKVLESYSRLSVEIQSTAQVTGSPAVSLVYVVKSENAVLNGTVSSGLLNQLTAELVGYFLFFPPLIIAEPLEYHNLNTSTATKNYWVITVIQDVDSSSLEGNYQSFASLMEQRLAELFLVSGRQGSRFRRATTVGSYTVQMVGIRRLPGPKNSAEMTYYAQLNGAPITGTTAAKTLSTLDSQTMALTLGYFVLLQADPVVKVPPANLWIMAVLTPVALVMVVVVMVTAILCKRNRVIFKTNAFRSFKPRSKHVQGFDYAKKHMGHPQGEETISVTKETLVLGLPVRDAPLSLDRKVHQDGTASKRPPSADIIHKGRLPSEDGSVASNESGKLNTGKSLAARRAAAQKSTKEDLLHKRSADPYEDHTGSLRLITIKPMAAQPTYSYPSTSSHSQDSVVLNGEANMGLKQKTDIEHYRNKVRQKAKRKGYCDSPITDNGIHPFNPRERHSRPEMAKEPMTAEEKRASYAGCHIRRHPPSREPAYWSRQSLAASSPSPVETEMDLLVLRERSRRGIRNSGYDAEPETFQETNVDRLMCSLGYGGSHQVKGLSDSSTLSSQPSIDEVRQQMHILLGNAFGLAPDEPPPASHHHHHHPHPHLHSSYNPSHTSAYSEGVTSAPGTMNHPCGGGHQRGSAYGPEIHQCSLPKPGFRFTQLPDMGVGPPPPLIPSRPGPPTGTSMRLSSPDVSLKPRVSEASEMQSQHNGAPYLPINRAPFPAVTVDQSMTSYSGNPMTGVYAISANRPGYSDYFVMPPPASYGSPSWMSYPPEPEDIPHQWNDTVNTNPCHLETIC, encoded by the exons ATGGCTTCAAAACATGCGTATAACAGCCTCGATGATTTGATCGCCAGCGGAATAAACAATGCTCGCGCGCTTGGTTCGATTGAATGGATAGGTATGGGGATGGGATCCACCTTATGTTTCCAGAAAAACGGGAAAACACTGGGGCTGGATCGAATGTGGACTAAATGTATTTTATCCGTTGGAATGGTTTTGCTTTTAATGCCGTCGGTCCTAGCTGCTGATG ATGAAGGGCACTACAACGAGTCATCAAGGCATGCGGCTCTGCCTCAGGACCCAGCCGTGCCCTCTAACCTCTCTGCCAGGGCAATGCCAGTGGAGGGCGGGCCCCGGGCCCCTCCAGCCATACCCACGGACCCAACAGACCCATCAGGGGTGACAGCAGAAAGCACCAGAGAGCAGCCTGTGCAACCATCAGTGCTAGCTAATGCCTCCTCCTTAGCCTCCTCCTCAGCCATCAACAGTGACAATCAAACAGCAGGAACAACAGACCCTTTGTCTTTAGCCCCTGTAACCAACAGCACCTCAAACAGCAGCCCAG AGGAGGGAGACAGCAGTTTGCCTGCGAACCCAGATTTACCTACAGTCGCAGTGTCCTCTCTGGCCACGTTGGGGGAGAGCGACGCCATCCTCCCAGACAATGTGACAAGTCCTTTCTCCACTCACACATGGACCACCACCACACCTGCAAGGGCTGACACCAACGCCACTACACCATCCAGCACAGCAGCACACACCAACCCAACACCAGACACTGTGACCAATGACAGTCTACAGCTCACGACTGTGACCACCACGACCGTCACGCCCCTGACCGTGACCACCACAACTGTGACACCCCAGACCACCACAGCTTTGACCACAGAGGCTGTCACAACCACAACGTGGACCACTACGACCACACAGGAAGTGACCACCCTCCAAGAGACCACAGTGATGGCAACCACAACTGACCAACCCACGACCACAACCACAACCGCTCCCACTACAACTACAATTGCATCGACTACCACTTtgaccatccccaccaccaccaatgGAACAACCCCCGGACCGACCACAACTGAACCTACCCCCACCATTCATGAAGGGGAGCATCTACCATGTAACATCACCGAGAAGACCTGGGTCAAAACAG TTTTGTCCGTGCAGCTGTGGAGGAACAGGCTTGATATCATGACGAGGCAGAATCTGTCTAAAGGACTCACCCATGCTCTACAGAGGGCCTTCAATGACACCAATGTTTATGTCCAG GTTGAACGTGACCTCTGCAGCCCTCATAATGTCACTCTTGGGTACTATGTAGCCAGTGGGAAAATGGTCTACATAGCATCTGTGGTGGTGGAGACAATGAATGCCTATGGCTTTGACAAAGTGCTGGCAGACATCCGGCAGCACAGTCCTCTGGTGAAGGCTGTTCTGCTCCCTGTAGCCCCCTGGGCCTCCAGCCTCAGTGTCCATCTGCAGCTCAAAACAG TTCTCAGGTTCGTAGGCCCAGAAGACAACATCAACTCCTGCAGTTTTGTTCAAATGATGGAACAACGGCTGGAGAATGCATTTGAGGAAGCTCAGGACAAAGTGCTGGAATCTTACAGCAGGCTTTCTGTGGAG ATCCAGAGCACCGCCCAGGTGACTGGCTCTCCTGCCGTGTCTCTGGTCTATGTGGTGAAGAGTGAGAACGCGGTGCTGAACGGAACCGTCTCCAGTGGGCTCCTGAACCAGCTGACCGCAGAGCTGGTGGGCTACTTCCTCTTCTTCCCCCCGCTCATCATCGCTGAGC CACTAGAGTACCACAACCTCAACACATCCACTGCCACAAAGAACTACTGGGTGATCACAG TAATTCAGGATGTTGACAGCTCTTCTCTGGAAGGGAATTATCAGAGCTTTGCTAGTTTAATGGAGCAGCGGCTGGCTGAGCTGTTTTTGGTGTCTGGGCGTCAGGGGAGCCGCTTTAGAAGGGCCACCACCGTCGGAAGCTACACCGTCCAG ATGGTTGGCATTCGTCGACTCCCTGGGCCTAAGAACTCAGCCGAAATGACCTACTATGCCCAACTGAACGGTGCCCCCATAACGGGCACCACTGCAGCTAAGACCCTCAGTACCTTGGATTCCCAAACCATGGCCCTCACTCTGGGCTACTTTGTCCTGCTCCAAGCTGATC CTGTGGTAAAGGTCCCACCTGCCAATCTGTGGATCATGGCTGTGCTGACGCCTGTTGCCCTGGTGATGGTTGTTGTCGTCATGGTCACCGCCATCCTGTGCAAGAGGAACAGGGTCATCTTCAAGACCAATGCTTTCAGGAGCTTCAAACCCCGCTCTAAG CATGTGCAGGGATTTGACTATGCCAAGAAGCACATGGGCCACCCGCAAGGTGAGGAGACCATCTCTGTTACCAAGGAGACGCTGGTTCTGGGCCTCCCAGTGAGAGATGCCCCGTTGTCATTGGACAGGAAGGTGCACCAGGATGGGACCGCCTCTAAAAGACCTCCTTCTGCTGACATCATCCACAAAGG CAGGTTGCCAAGCGAGGACGGCTCGGTTGCGAGCAACGAATCCGGGAAACTCAACACGGGCAAGAGCTTGGCGGCACGGAGGGCTGCGGCACAGAAGAGCACCAAGGAGGATCTGCTGCACAAGAGGAGCG CAGATCCCTACGAGGACCACACTGGCTCACTGCGACTCATCACCATCAAGCCGATGGCGGCCCAGCCCACATACTCCTACCCATCAACCTCCAGTCACAGCCAGGACTCAGTCGTCCTCAACGGGGAG GCAAACATGGGGCTCAAGCAGAAAACCGACATCGAACACTACAGGAACAAAGTACGCCAGAAAGCCAAGCGAAAAGGCTACTGTGATAGCCCCATCACAGACAATGGCATCCACCCATTCAACCCCAGAGAGAGGCACAGTAGGCCTGAAATGGCAAAGGAGCCAATGACTGCTGAGGAGAAGAGGGCCTCCTATGCAGGATGCCACATCAGGAG GCACCCCCCATCGAGAGAGCCAGCCTACTGGAGCCGTCAGTCCCTGGCCGCCAGCAGCCCTAGCCCCGTGGAGACGGAGATGGACCTGCTGGTCCTCAGGGAGAGGTCCAGGAGAGGCATCCGCAACAGCGGTTATGAC GCAGAGCCAGAGACGTTCCAGGAGACCAACGTGGACCGACTGATGTGCTCCCTGGGTTATGGTGGAAGCCATCAGGTCAAAGGTCTCTCGGACTCGTCCACTCTGAGCTCTCAGCCCTCCATCGACGAGGTCCGGCAGCAGATGCATATCCTGCTGGGTAATGCCTTTGGGCTGGCCCCAGACGAGCCCCCGCCTGccagccaccaccaccaccaccaccctcacccCCACCTCCATAGTTCCTACAATCCCAGCCACACCAGTGCTTACTCCGAGGGGGTGACCAGCGCCCCTGGCACCATGAACCACCCATGCGGAGGAGGCCACCAGCGCGGGTCTGCCTACGGGCCGGAAATCCACCAGTGTAGCTTACCCAAACCT GGTTTCAGGTTCACTCAGCTTCCTGACATGGGCGTTGGACCCCCACCTCCTCTGATACCCTCCAGGCCTGGACCCCCTACCGGGACCTCAATGAGGCT TTCTTCACCCGATGTCAGCCTGAAGCCTCGTGTTTCCGAGGCCTCTGAGATGCAGAGTCAGCACAATGGTGCCCCCTATCTGCCTATCAACAGAGCGCCCTTCCCTGCTGTTACTGTTGACCAGTCCATGACCAGCTACTCAG GAAACCCAATGACAGGAGTCTACGCCATATCAGCCAACCGCCCTGGTTACTCAGACTACTTTGTCATGCCTCCACCAGCGTCGTATGGAAGCCCATCCTGGATGTCCTACCCACCAGAACCCGAGGACATCCCACACCAGTGGAATGATACTGTAAATACT AATCCGTGTCATTTAGAAACCATTTGTTGA